Part of the Prevotella communis genome is shown below.
TGACGTTGCGGGTAGTCTTAGCCTCGATAGTGCCAGCACGCATGATGTCGGCCATATCAACGCCAGTGGCACTCTTCAGCACGTCGAAGGCCTGCTTGATGGCTACGGGCACGTTGCCGCTCATGGCAGAGATACCCTGGCCGTCACCACTGTAGATATTGACATCCTTGATGGCTGAGATAGGCTTAGCCACATTCTCTACAACCTGAGGCAGTACCTCGATCATCATCTGAACGACAGCTGCATTGTTATACTTCTTGTAAGCCTCAGCCTTCTTGTCCATAGCAAGCGCTTCGGCCTCACCTTTCTTCTGGATAGCATAAGCCTCGGCCTCACCCTTGGCCTTGATACCGGCAGCCTCCTGTTCCAGACGGTAACGGGTAGCATCAGACTCGGCATTCTGGGCAAGTGCACGCTGTTCGGCCTCATACTTTTGAGCCTCAGCCACACGCTTGCGCTGTTCCAGTTCTGCGGCAGCATCACGCTCAACCTTATACTTATCGGCATCAGCCTTCTTCTCAATCTCAGCAGACAGTTCGTTCTGCTTAATCTCAATGCGCTCCTTTGACAGGATCTGCTCACGCTTGGTCTTCTCAATCTCAGCCTCAACGGTCTTCACGTTGATGGTCTTCTGCTGTTCCTGCTGCTGGATAGCGTATGCAGCATCGGCATCGGCCTGAGCGGTGTCGGCCTGCTGTTTCAGGGCAGCACGCTTCAAGGCGAGATCGTTGTTCTTGATAGCAATAGCGGTATCGGCATCCACGCGGGCATCATTAGACTCCTTGTCGGCCTTAGACACCTCAATCTTCACGTCGCGCTCAGCGATAGCACGGTTGATAGCGGCATCTTTCTTGATCTTGGCAGTGTTGTCGGCACCCAGGTCCTTGATAAGGCCTTCGCGGTCGGTCACGTTCTGGATGTTACATGAGATGATGTCGATACCCAGTTTCGCCATGTCGGGTGACGCTTTAGCCATCACCTGGTCAGAGAAACCATCACGATCGGTATTCAGCGAACGCAGGTCGAGCGTACCGATAATCTCACGCATGTTACCCTGCAGGGAGTCCTGCAACTGCATGGCAATCTCGTCGGGCGTCATGTTCAGGAAGTTCTTGGCTGCCAGACGGGTTCCCTCGCTATCGGGTGTGACACGAATCTTGGCCACGGCATCAACGTCAACATTGATGAAATCGTTGGTAGGCACGCTCTCCTCTGTCTTGATATCTACAGTAATCTGTCCCAGGTAGACGCGGTCCAGACGCTCGAGGAACGGAATACGGAATCCGCCCTTACCAATGAGCACGCGAGGCTGCTTGGAAAGACCTGAAATGATGAAGGCGAATGAGGGTGGTGCCTTCACATAGGATACGAAAACGAAGATGGCGAGGAAAAAGATTCCAGCGCCAATAAGAGCATACATGAGTGTTGGTTCCATAATTGAATAATTTTAGAGTTCATAGATAAATTGTGTAAGCAAATGTACTACATTTCGGATGATTGGCAAAAAAAATTCGCTATATTTAACTAAAACGCTTGTCAATATGCCAGAAAAGGGTTACCTTTGCAATGTGGTGATGACATTTAACACAGAACAACAACAAGTCATTGAGGCTACGGGGGGCTGTCATCTGGTGCTCGCCCCTCCAGGTTGCGGTAAGACGGCTGTGCTTGCCGAGCGTATCGTATGGGCTCATGAACATGGGGAGGAATTTGCCGATATGGCTTGTCTGACCTTTACTAATCGTGCCTCACGAGGCATGAAGGAACGTATCTATGAGCGTATGGGTAACGTGAAAGGACTGGATGCGCTCTTTGTGGGTAATGTGCATCGCTTCTGCTCGCGCTTTCTGTTTGAGAACGGTATTGTGCCAGAGCATACGGCTGTGATAGATAATGACACGTCGTTTAGTATCATGGCTGATTTCCTGGGTGAGGATGAACTGAAAGTGCTGGGTGACAACAAGGACAGACAGCGCTATTCTCAGATACTGAACCTGCAACACCTGATGTATCAGTGTGAGCATCGTTATCCGTCGAAACTGATGGTACATCGTGATGCCATGCAGCCATCGGCTTTGAAGGAATTGTGTATCGCTTTCCGTCTGCCATATACACAGGACTCGTCTATCACGCTATATCATCAAGCCAGTCTGTTCCTGGATGAGCATGCGTTGCTCAGTAGGGAGGCCGCAGCCCTCTTGTTGAGCCTGAATGCGGCCCGTCAGTATGAATTATACAAGCTGCAAAACGATCTGATGGATTTTGAGGACCTGCTCCTGAAAACCTACGATATGCTGGTGCAGTATGATGCGACAGAATCGCATCATGCAGAACAGGTGGAAGCGCATCCTATCAAGAAACTGAAATGGCTTCAGATAGATGAGGTTCAGGATCTGAATCCGCTTCAACTGGCAATTATTGATGGTTTTACTGATACTGAAGCAACTGTAGTGTATCTAGGTGATACTCAGCAGGCTATATTCTCTTTTATGGGTGCACAGACGGACACGCTGACGTTGTTGAAAGAGCGCTGCGGCGAGGGACATTTCCATAATTTCTTCGTCAACTACCGTTCACCCCAGTATCTGCTGGATGTCTTTAATCAGTATGGTGAACAGCAACTGGGTATAGCTCATGACCTGTTGCCATCAACGCAAAACAAGACGGAGAAGCAGGTAGGCGACCTGCAGTTTCTTGAGGCTGATACGAATGTGGATGAGGCTAACATCGTGGCGCATGAGGTACGTCGTATCTACGAACAGTATCCTGACGACACGGTGGCGGTAATCGTGGCTTTCAATAGTGATGCCGATGACGTGAGTGGTGCGTTGCAGACCTTGCCACATTTCAAGATATCTGGTATCGACTGTTTCTCTACGCCAGAGGTGCGTCTGCTGTTGGCTCATCTCAGTGTGGTGTCGATGGAACAGAATTTCATAGCCTGGTCGCATCTGTTTACCGGGCTTCATGTCTATACTTCCAATAGTGCCTCAAGGCAGTTCGTACGTCAGGTGATGGAACTGGCCTTGTCGCCTGTTGATTTCCTGGATTATGAGGGTTCTACCTATCTGAGTGAGTTTGTCAAGGTCTATGAGAAACAGGATGTTGTGGTGTTTGATACAGAGACCACAGGCCTGAATGTCTTTGAGGATGATGTCGTGCAGATTGCAGCCGTGAAGGTCAGACAGGGTAGGGTAATAGAGGAGTTGAATATCTTCATTGAGACAGAACGTACGATTCCTGAGATGCTGGGCGAGGTGGTGAACCCGCTGGTAGAGGAGTATGCGGCACAACCGCATCTGTCGCATCAGGAGGCCTTACAACGATTTGTGGATTTCTCCCGTGGCTGTGCTATCCTGGGACATAATGCTACTTACGACTATCAGATTATGGAGCATAACATGCAGCGATATGCACCAGACCTGTCGATGTACCGGATTTGGCCTTCTTATTTTGATAGTCTGAAGATGGCACGCCTGCTGCGTCCGCGCCTGAAGAGTTATAAGTTAAAGGACTTATTGGTACAGCTGGGGCTTGAGGGACATAACTCGCACCTGGCTAATGATGATATACTGGCTACGAATAGTCTGATGATTTATTGCTATGATCGTGCCAGGAGTATCGTCGGACGTCAGCAGGAGTTTATCAGACGTCACCAGAAAACCATAGACCGCTTCCGTCATCTCTATGCCGACCTCTATCAGCATTCGCGTAGCAGGCTCTATGTGCAGAGTGGTATTACACCACTCTCGGCTGAACTGCAATATACGTTTGACTATCTGCGTGACATTGGCCGTATAGGTCATATGCCAAAGCTGCCATATATAATAAGGTATATAGAACAGGAACTGATTTCATCTGCCAGTGGACTGTCGTTGGTTGACCAGCTTCACCGGCATATCCAGGACCTGACCACCATGAAGGAGGCCGACCTCTGTGGGGCTTCCAGTATGACGGACCGTGTTTTTGTGAGTACGGTACATAAGGCAAAGGGACTGGAGTTTGACCATGTCATCGTCTATGATGCGGTGGAAGGAAAATATCCCAGCGTCTATGCCGATACAGAGAGTGGCGGACAGGAAGAGGCACGCAAATTCTATGTGGCTATCTCACGCGCCCGCAAACGGCTGACCATCAGCTTTTGTCATAACAGCATCACGCGCTGGGGACGCAGTTATCCCAAACAATTAACCCGTTATATGGCTTCTATCCGCCAATTCTTTGCCTGATGTAACAAAATCAGAAGGATAAGACACATAATCCAAAAGTCTTGTCGCGGATTTTTGGTACCTTTGCAGTCGGAATAAAAACCTTTAACGAGTTTTATGAAGAAGATCTTTTTATTAGCTGTGGCTTTCGCAGCCACAATGGGTATCAATGCCCAGAATCCCTATTTGCCATTGTGGGAACATGTGCCCGATGGTGAACCCCGTGTGTTTGAAGATCCCGATCAGCCGGGAAAGTTTCGTGCTTACATCATTGGTTCGCACGATGTGAACTATTCAGCCTACTGCGGTCCAGATATCCGTATGTGGTCAGCACCTGTAGAAGACCTCAGTCAGTGGCGCGATGAAGGTCCAATCTTCTCGTGGTTTGTAGATGGTCAGTGGGACACGATGTATGCGCCTGACTTGGTGGAGGTAAAGGACAGAACAACTGGTAAGAAGACTTACTACCTCTATCCTCACTCTCGTGGCTGGCGTCGCACGCCAATGGTGTGTAAGGGTGACCGCCCCAATGGTCCCTTTAAACCCATCAACCTCACAGAGGATGGTCGCCAGTGTCTGCCTGGTTCACTGATTGATTTCGACCCCTCAGTATTCATTGAGAATATCACGGATAAGAAAGATAAGGATTATAACATCGGTTTCCGTGCTTACGTGTTCTATGGTTTCCAGCACTCTACTGCTGTAGAACTTGACCAGAACACGATGTATTCTAAGCGTCCCGGAACGGAACCCATAGATCCGTTTATTCCTGCTGTAAGTGCCGACGGTCGTCTGTTGGATAAGGCTGGCAGCGAGTATAAGGCTCTTTATAAGGGTCAGGATCCTAAAGACTTCAATTTCTTCGAGGCATCAAGTATCCGTCAGGTGGGTAATAAGTACGTGATGGTGTTCTCTGGTTACTCTGGCAAGGAGTATGGCCTGGGCAACACGAACTCAGCTCTGCGCTATGCCTATGGCGACTCTCCCCTAGGTCCCTGGCGTTCTGGTGGCGTGTTGGTTGACTCTCGTGGTGTTGTCCTGAATGAGGATGGCTCAAAGTTGATTACAACGAACGCTGGCCATAACACACACGGTTCGCTACAGGAAATCAACGGACAGTGGTATGTGTTCTATCATCGTCCTCCACGTGGCTTTGGTAATGCTCGTCAGGCTATGGTGGCTCCTGTGAAGATTACATGGGACAAGAAGCCTGTGGCTAAGGGTGGTAAGGTGGTTATCACTGGTTATGATCCTTATAAAAAGGATAATGTGTGGACTGCAAAGGCTACCGACGGCAATGAATATACAGGTGCTGAGGTGACCAGCGAGGGCTTCCAGATTTTTGGTTTGCCTCCTTATAACTATTATAGCGCTGGTTATGCTGCCTTCATGTATGGCCCCAACGCCAACAACTGGATGCAGGACAACCACGACGTGTGGAACAACTCTATGGACCTCGCTGGTATCCAGAATGGTGGTATTGTTGGTTTCAAGTACTTTGGTTTCGGTGGACTGGCTCAGGATACCAAGGGCTGTAAGGCTTTCGAGGGAACTAAGGCTGGTGACAAGACTACACTTGGTCTCAATCTGACACCCAG
Proteins encoded:
- a CDS encoding SPFH domain-containing protein, with translation MYALIGAGIFFLAIFVFVSYVKAPPSFAFIISGLSKQPRVLIGKGGFRIPFLERLDRVYLGQITVDIKTEESVPTNDFINVDVDAVAKIRVTPDSEGTRLAAKNFLNMTPDEIAMQLQDSLQGNMREIIGTLDLRSLNTDRDGFSDQVMAKASPDMAKLGIDIISCNIQNVTDREGLIKDLGADNTAKIKKDAAINRAIAERDVKIEVSKADKESNDARVDADTAIAIKNNDLALKRAALKQQADTAQADADAAYAIQQQEQQKTINVKTVEAEIEKTKREQILSKERIEIKQNELSAEIEKKADADKYKVERDAAAELEQRKRVAEAQKYEAEQRALAQNAESDATRYRLEQEAAGIKAKGEAEAYAIQKKGEAEALAMDKKAEAYKKYNNAAVVQMMIEVLPQVVENVAKPISAIKDVNIYSGDGQGISAMSGNVPVAIKQAFDVLKSATGVDMADIMRAGTIEAKTTRNVNLNDQARDAVDNITGEK
- a CDS encoding 3'-5' exonuclease gives rise to the protein MPEKGYLCNVVMTFNTEQQQVIEATGGCHLVLAPPGCGKTAVLAERIVWAHEHGEEFADMACLTFTNRASRGMKERIYERMGNVKGLDALFVGNVHRFCSRFLFENGIVPEHTAVIDNDTSFSIMADFLGEDELKVLGDNKDRQRYSQILNLQHLMYQCEHRYPSKLMVHRDAMQPSALKELCIAFRLPYTQDSSITLYHQASLFLDEHALLSREAAALLLSLNAARQYELYKLQNDLMDFEDLLLKTYDMLVQYDATESHHAEQVEAHPIKKLKWLQIDEVQDLNPLQLAIIDGFTDTEATVVYLGDTQQAIFSFMGAQTDTLTLLKERCGEGHFHNFFVNYRSPQYLLDVFNQYGEQQLGIAHDLLPSTQNKTEKQVGDLQFLEADTNVDEANIVAHEVRRIYEQYPDDTVAVIVAFNSDADDVSGALQTLPHFKISGIDCFSTPEVRLLLAHLSVVSMEQNFIAWSHLFTGLHVYTSNSASRQFVRQVMELALSPVDFLDYEGSTYLSEFVKVYEKQDVVVFDTETTGLNVFEDDVVQIAAVKVRQGRVIEELNIFIETERTIPEMLGEVVNPLVEEYAAQPHLSHQEALQRFVDFSRGCAILGHNATYDYQIMEHNMQRYAPDLSMYRIWPSYFDSLKMARLLRPRLKSYKLKDLLVQLGLEGHNSHLANDDILATNSLMIYCYDRARSIVGRQQEFIRRHQKTIDRFRHLYADLYQHSRSRLYVQSGITPLSAELQYTFDYLRDIGRIGHMPKLPYIIRYIEQELISSASGLSLVDQLHRHIQDLTTMKEADLCGASSMTDRVFVSTVHKAKGLEFDHVIVYDAVEGKYPSVYADTESGGQEEARKFYVAISRARKRLTISFCHNSITRWGRSYPKQLTRYMASIRQFFA